One window of Verrucomicrobiia bacterium genomic DNA carries:
- a CDS encoding alginate export family protein, producing MNQKNIIKVLPAVVGVALAVTPALAQTAPAKPAPAKAPASAGLVNDWLRKQDDAFKAFDIGAETRLRYEMFQNGLSTDSSAAGVSRHFIDGIDNDDAVLYFRQKVHLGYKAADWLGFYVQGRYSATGGDDQAANPGEDFVDVFQAYVDLGNKKEFPLTARIGRQVLSYGDQRYVGQSNWSNVDRSFDAFKLRYEAKDIWVDAFMSRVVLTDDNEFNVSNDYDLFSGVYAGTKTLIPKQETEVYFLSRNASVGSPTATTGAPTAGGPSARDIYSLGFRVKSLPGEFKGWDYSAEFIQQFGSVNVGGAQGRIKQDAFAASLGGGYTFKEVFAEPRVGFLYNYSSGDNNPTDGKSETLETLFGTNHGLYGLMDFTGLRNTHNPTLSLNLKPAKAWKVSLDYHMFWLANDRDFFYPQSGGGRAANGYGRNTQYSKFIGSEINLTAAYTIKPWWNLEFGYGHFFAGSYIKDSLSAAGNRAADSDWGYVQTVFKF from the coding sequence ATGAACCAGAAAAACATCATCAAAGTTCTGCCCGCCGTGGTCGGTGTGGCTCTCGCGGTAACTCCAGCCCTCGCGCAAACGGCTCCGGCCAAGCCTGCACCGGCAAAGGCTCCAGCAAGCGCTGGCCTGGTCAACGACTGGTTGCGCAAACAGGATGATGCGTTCAAGGCTTTCGATATCGGAGCTGAAACCCGTCTGCGCTACGAGATGTTCCAAAACGGCTTGAGCACGGACAGCTCTGCTGCCGGTGTCTCGCGCCATTTTATCGATGGCATTGATAACGACGACGCCGTGCTCTACTTCCGCCAGAAAGTCCACTTGGGCTACAAGGCAGCGGATTGGCTGGGCTTCTATGTGCAGGGGCGTTACAGCGCCACCGGCGGTGATGATCAGGCAGCGAATCCCGGTGAGGATTTTGTCGATGTGTTCCAAGCCTACGTGGACTTGGGTAACAAGAAGGAATTCCCACTGACAGCACGCATCGGTCGTCAGGTTCTGTCCTACGGCGATCAGCGCTACGTCGGCCAGTCGAACTGGAGCAACGTGGATCGCTCTTTCGATGCCTTCAAACTGCGCTACGAAGCCAAGGATATCTGGGTGGATGCTTTCATGAGCCGTGTCGTGCTGACGGATGACAACGAGTTCAACGTATCGAATGATTACGATCTTTTCTCCGGCGTCTACGCAGGCACGAAGACATTGATCCCCAAGCAGGAAACGGAAGTCTATTTCCTCTCCCGCAATGCCTCGGTGGGTTCTCCTACGGCCACGACGGGTGCTCCGACCGCAGGCGGTCCTTCCGCACGTGACATCTACAGCCTTGGCTTTCGCGTGAAATCGTTGCCCGGTGAATTCAAGGGCTGGGATTACAGCGCTGAATTCATCCAACAATTCGGCAGCGTGAATGTCGGTGGTGCGCAAGGCCGCATCAAACAAGACGCCTTCGCCGCTTCACTCGGTGGCGGTTATACGTTCAAGGAGGTGTTCGCCGAACCTCGTGTCGGATTCCTCTACAACTATTCCTCAGGCGACAACAACCCGACGGACGGCAAGAGCGAAACGCTTGAGACATTGTTCGGTACGAATCACGGCCTCTATGGTCTGATGGATTTCACGGGTCTGCGTAACACCCATAACCCGACGCTGAGCCTGAACCTGAAGCCTGCGAAGGCGTGGAAGGTCAGCTTGGATTACCACATGTTCTGGCTGGCGAATGACCGCGACTTCTTCTACCCGCAATCGGGTGGCGGACGCGCTGCGAACGGTTACGGTCGCAATACGCAATACAGCAAGTTCATCGGTTCCGAGATCAACCTGACCGCAGCTTACACCATCAAGCCATGGTGGAATCTCGAGTTCGGTTATGGTCATTTCTTTGCGGGAAGTTATATCAAAGATTCGCTTTCAGCCGCGGGCAACCGCGCTGCCGATTCGGACTGGGGTTACGTCCAGACGGTATTCAAGTTCTGA
- a CDS encoding methyl-accepting chemotaxis protein has translation MKKFSIPRQMMVFIVAFGAVSLILCAALGVLLRDSLGHAERSVSKSTEEFDRSYHLLEVLGSGQSQLQRLLRMKDADDIEKGIKLLEDMRAEVRKTIKDDGQVLAKVSQSYETLVIAQQKSLDALLLGKYSDANEVFLGETCAVYEGLLNELEDSQNKARELAATDFAAQSQAIHRKVYIRGIITFAVMIGLMVFGWNLKSHITRALQWLSEQMAVMSKQVDLASEQIAGSSQSLAEGASQQAASLEETSASLEEMSSMTKRNAEHAQRAKDLANQTKLAADIAAEDMGAMSRAMDDIKGASDNIAAIIKTIDEIAFQTNILALNAAVEAARAGEAGMGFAVVADEVRNLAQRSATAARETGEKIADAIRKSQQGVELSGKVSKSLDEIVGKARQVDDLVGEIAGASREQSTGISQVNEAMTQMDKVTQGNAASAEESAAAAEELHAQAAALRGAVEQLQALVGAKAEAEIASKPKTVPYSTGAKVLRPATAAKTKSSASQPMMPAQNGDNGKHHVSLPMEDAFKDF, from the coding sequence ATGAAAAAATTCAGCATCCCGCGCCAGATGATGGTGTTCATCGTGGCTTTTGGCGCGGTGAGTCTCATTTTGTGTGCGGCGCTTGGTGTGTTGCTGCGCGATTCTCTCGGCCATGCCGAAAGATCAGTCAGCAAGTCGACTGAAGAATTCGACCGCAGCTATCACTTGCTCGAAGTGCTGGGCTCGGGGCAAAGCCAGCTGCAGCGATTGTTGCGCATGAAAGACGCGGACGATATCGAGAAAGGCATCAAACTCCTTGAGGACATGCGGGCTGAGGTTCGCAAAACGATCAAGGACGACGGACAGGTTCTGGCTAAAGTTTCTCAATCTTATGAAACACTGGTCATCGCGCAGCAGAAGTCCCTGGATGCGTTGCTGCTCGGCAAATACAGCGATGCGAATGAAGTTTTCCTTGGTGAAACTTGTGCCGTTTATGAGGGCTTGCTGAATGAACTCGAAGATTCACAGAACAAGGCGCGTGAACTGGCGGCGACGGATTTCGCGGCGCAATCACAGGCGATTCATAGGAAAGTTTATATCCGCGGAATCATCACTTTCGCAGTGATGATCGGGTTGATGGTTTTCGGCTGGAATCTCAAATCTCATATCACACGTGCCTTGCAATGGCTCTCAGAGCAAATGGCAGTGATGAGCAAGCAGGTGGATCTGGCCTCGGAACAAATAGCTGGATCAAGCCAAAGCCTGGCTGAAGGGGCGAGCCAGCAGGCGGCCAGTTTGGAAGAGACGAGCGCCAGCCTGGAAGAGATGTCATCAATGACCAAGAGGAATGCCGAACATGCTCAACGGGCGAAAGATCTCGCAAATCAAACAAAACTGGCTGCTGATATCGCTGCAGAGGACATGGGAGCGATGAGCCGTGCTATGGATGACATCAAAGGAGCCAGTGACAACATCGCTGCAATCATCAAGACGATCGACGAGATAGCATTTCAAACTAACATACTGGCATTGAACGCCGCTGTGGAAGCTGCTCGAGCCGGTGAGGCCGGCATGGGATTTGCGGTGGTGGCAGACGAAGTCCGCAATCTTGCACAGAGAAGCGCTACAGCCGCCCGTGAAACCGGGGAGAAGATTGCAGATGCGATCCGCAAAAGCCAGCAAGGCGTGGAGTTAAGCGGCAAGGTGTCCAAGAGCCTGGACGAGATCGTCGGGAAAGCCCGTCAGGTAGATGATCTGGTAGGAGAGATTGCCGGAGCTTCGCGGGAGCAGAGCACAGGCATCAGCCAGGTCAATGAGGCTATGACGCAGATGGACAAAGTGACGCAAGGCAATGCCGCAAGCGCCGAGGAAAGTGCGGCTGCTGCTGAAGAATTGCACGCCCAAGCAGCGGCATTAAGGGGAGCCGTGGAACAGTTGCAGGCATTGGTCGGTGCGAAAGCAGAGGCAGAAATAGCAAGCAAACCCAAGACGGTTCCGTACAGCACGGGTGCAAAAGTGTTGCGCCCTGCAACTGCTGCAAAAACGAAATCTTCAGCGTCTCAGCCCATGATGCCAGCTCAGAATGGCGATAATGGCAAACATCATGTTTCCCTTCCAATGGAAGATGCCTTTAAAGATTTCTAG
- a CDS encoding response regulator → MRILIADDDRTSRVLLARILRNEPDCSVVEAMNGEDAWACLNEAKLPDLCIFDIRMPAMSGLELLQKMRADKHLQAIPVILCTAVSDRNVIVQAAALAVKYYIVKPYTEALVLTQVRNVKETLLQAQIQSEKSKPVAPSVEAVPAAEAAPAVVEQ, encoded by the coding sequence ATGAGAATATTGATCGCTGACGATGACCGCACTTCACGCGTTCTGCTGGCCAGAATCCTAAGGAATGAGCCAGATTGCAGCGTCGTTGAAGCCATGAACGGAGAGGACGCATGGGCCTGCCTGAATGAGGCAAAACTCCCCGATCTGTGCATATTTGATATCAGGATGCCCGCCATGAGCGGTCTCGAATTGCTTCAGAAAATGCGGGCTGATAAACATCTGCAAGCGATTCCAGTCATTCTTTGCACCGCCGTGAGTGATCGCAATGTGATAGTTCAGGCTGCCGCCCTGGCGGTGAAATACTATATTGTCAAACCTTACACCGAGGCCCTCGTTTTGACGCAAGTAAGGAATGTAAAAGAGACTCTGTTGCAGGCTCAGATACAGTCTGAAAAGTCTAAACCCGTGGCGCCTTCTGTTGAGGCTGTTCCCGCCGCCGAGGCCGCTCCAGCTGTTGTTGAGCAATAA
- a CDS encoding response regulator, whose product MSAAIENNVRSILVVDDDPTLRRSYAIALARAGHQVQEAPSGEAAVRLCEQQKFSLLITDMIMPDMDGLETIRRVRVIQPEIKIIAMSGGGRMEAINYLMLAVKLGAHRAMQKPFGVSEMQNMVANVFTEPNF is encoded by the coding sequence ATGAGCGCAGCAATCGAGAACAACGTAAGATCCATTTTGGTAGTCGACGATGATCCGACACTCCGACGCTCTTATGCGATCGCTTTGGCACGTGCAGGACATCAGGTGCAGGAAGCACCGTCTGGTGAAGCGGCCGTCCGGCTTTGTGAACAGCAGAAGTTTTCCCTGCTCATCACTGACATGATCATGCCGGATATGGACGGTCTCGAGACCATACGACGCGTGCGCGTGATACAACCGGAGATCAAGATCATCGCCATGTCTGGAGGAGGCCGCATGGAGGCGATCAACTATCTTATGCTCGCGGTCAAACTGGGCGCTCACCGCGCCATGCAAAAGCCGTTTGGTGTAAGCGAAATGCAGAACATGGTCGCGAACGTATTCACGGAACCCAATTTCTAG
- a CDS encoding discoidin domain-containing protein codes for MLSPAGVLKTVQLPEGYKIELVLSEPDIKEPVVAAFDGNGRMFVAEMRSYMQDIDATGKDNPISQISLHWSSKGDGKFDKHTVFIDKLLLPRMILPLGPGELLVNETHTQDIYLYRDKNGDGVADEKKLWYAGGTRGGNMEHQQSGLIWGLDNWMYMAVNNWRLRWQGYDQPPLKESTYGNGGQWGLTQDDNGKAWFVNAGGERGPLNFQTHFIYGNFEVKNQFVDDYAAVWPLVGLADVQGGKGRFRPEDNTLNHFSATCGQEIFRGDRLPAEIRGNLIFGEPVGRLVRSTKIEVKDGLTYLSNPYPKSEFLRSSDPNFRVINANTAPDGTLYLVDMYRGIIQEGDWTKEGSYLRGAILKHGLEKNIGKGRVWRITHKDFKPGPQPKMYSETPAQLVAHLSHPNGWWRDQAQKLIILKDDKSVVPALTKLVKESTNPLARIHALWTLEGLNALTPELVREKLKDTNPQVRSAAIRASEGLYKAGEKSLDKDVAALLRDADTTVAIQALGTAKLLNYPEAKAMVQSTAMSTNATPGLREIAIQMLAPVRSWGNEYTGAQKKSLERGDEIFKELCFACHNPDGKGTPIEGKQGLTMAPPLAGSRTVTGHKDGLIHVLLKGLTGPVNGKTYESLMVPMESNDDEWIAAIASYVRNSFGNRSSTVTPQEVAKVRAASKVRMEPWTIEELHAVLPQAPLGGRNKWKLTASHNVKNLDKALDGNPTSRWDTSAFQVPGMWLQVELPKETDIAGLVLDTAGSAGDYPRGYEVHVSLDGKEWGKAVATGKGTTAMTEIEFKPTKAKFIRIDQTGEVKGLFWSIHELDILEPPSPKTIKATAKKETGGFE; via the coding sequence ATGCTTTCACCCGCCGGAGTGTTGAAGACAGTCCAACTGCCCGAGGGGTACAAGATAGAGCTGGTGCTGTCCGAGCCGGATATCAAGGAGCCGGTCGTGGCGGCCTTTGATGGCAATGGGCGCATGTTCGTGGCGGAGATGCGGTCCTACATGCAGGATATTGATGCCACGGGCAAAGATAATCCGATCAGCCAGATTTCATTGCACTGGTCGAGCAAAGGGGATGGGAAATTCGACAAACACACTGTGTTCATCGACAAGCTGCTCTTGCCGCGCATGATACTGCCGTTGGGGCCGGGTGAGCTGCTGGTGAATGAGACGCATACGCAGGATATCTATCTCTATCGCGATAAGAACGGTGACGGCGTGGCGGATGAGAAGAAGCTGTGGTATGCGGGCGGGACGCGTGGGGGAAACATGGAGCATCAGCAGAGCGGGCTGATCTGGGGTCTGGATAACTGGATGTACATGGCGGTGAACAACTGGCGTCTGCGCTGGCAGGGCTATGACCAGCCGCCGCTGAAGGAGTCCACCTATGGTAATGGCGGCCAATGGGGATTGACCCAGGATGATAATGGCAAGGCGTGGTTTGTGAATGCGGGAGGGGAACGCGGACCGCTGAATTTCCAGACGCATTTCATCTACGGGAATTTCGAGGTGAAGAACCAGTTCGTGGATGATTATGCGGCGGTGTGGCCGTTGGTGGGATTGGCGGATGTGCAGGGTGGGAAAGGTCGGTTCCGTCCCGAAGATAATACGCTGAACCATTTTTCAGCCACGTGCGGGCAGGAGATCTTTCGGGGTGACCGATTGCCGGCAGAGATACGCGGAAATCTTATCTTTGGCGAGCCGGTTGGGCGTTTGGTTCGCAGCACGAAGATCGAGGTGAAGGATGGTCTTACTTATCTGAGCAATCCGTATCCAAAGTCTGAGTTCCTTCGATCCTCGGATCCGAACTTCCGCGTGATCAATGCGAACACGGCGCCGGATGGCACGCTGTATCTGGTGGATATGTATCGCGGCATCATCCAGGAGGGTGATTGGACGAAGGAGGGGAGCTATTTACGCGGAGCCATCCTCAAGCATGGCTTGGAAAAAAACATCGGCAAGGGGCGTGTCTGGCGCATCACGCACAAGGATTTTAAGCCGGGACCGCAGCCCAAGATGTATTCGGAGACGCCGGCGCAGTTGGTCGCGCATCTGTCGCATCCGAACGGATGGTGGCGGGATCAGGCACAGAAGCTGATCATCTTGAAGGATGACAAGTCCGTGGTGCCTGCACTGACCAAGCTGGTGAAGGAAAGCACGAATCCATTGGCGCGTATCCATGCGTTGTGGACGCTTGAGGGCTTGAATGCACTCACGCCGGAACTGGTGCGCGAGAAATTGAAGGACACCAATCCACAGGTGCGTTCAGCAGCCATCCGTGCGAGTGAAGGTTTGTATAAGGCCGGTGAAAAGTCCTTGGACAAAGATGTCGCCGCATTGCTCCGTGATGCGGATACGACGGTGGCCATCCAGGCGCTTGGCACGGCCAAGTTGCTGAACTATCCGGAAGCAAAAGCGATGGTCCAGTCGACAGCGATGAGCACGAATGCAACGCCGGGCTTGCGGGAGATCGCTATCCAGATGCTCGCGCCAGTGCGCAGCTGGGGCAATGAATATACAGGCGCGCAGAAGAAGTCACTGGAGCGCGGTGATGAGATATTCAAGGAACTGTGCTTCGCCTGCCATAATCCCGATGGCAAAGGCACGCCGATCGAGGGCAAGCAAGGACTGACTATGGCCCCGCCGTTGGCTGGTTCACGCACGGTCACGGGGCATAAGGATGGATTGATCCATGTGTTGTTGAAGGGGTTGACCGGGCCGGTGAATGGCAAGACTTATGAATCACTCATGGTGCCGATGGAGAGCAATGATGACGAATGGATCGCGGCTATCGCATCCTATGTGCGCAACAGTTTCGGCAATCGTTCCAGCACGGTGACGCCGCAGGAAGTGGCGAAGGTGCGCGCTGCCTCCAAGGTGCGGATGGAGCCGTGGACGATCGAGGAATTGCACGCCGTCCTGCCGCAAGCGCCTTTAGGCGGTCGTAACAAGTGGAAGCTCACGGCGAGCCATAACGTGAAAAATCTGGACAAGGCTTTGGACGGAAATCCCACGTCGCGTTGGGACACGAGTGCGTTCCAAGTGCCGGGTATGTGGCTTCAGGTGGAATTGCCGAAGGAGACGGATATCGCCGGACTGGTGCTGGATACGGCCGGTTCAGCGGGGGATTATCCGCGTGGCTACGAAGTGCATGTTTCGCTCGATGGGAAGGAATGGGGCAAAGCTGTGGCGACAGGCAAAGGGACGACAGCGATGACGGAGATCGAGTTTAAACCAACGAAGGCGAAGTTCATCCGCATCGACCAGACGGGTGAAGTGAAGGGCCTTTTCTGGAGCATCCACGAGCTGGATATCCTTGAACCACCGAGCCCGAAGACAATCAAAGCGACCGCCAAGAAAGAAACCGGCGGCTTCGAGTGA
- a CDS encoding AraC family transcriptional regulator, protein MRSTRRKSSFPISLFATPNPVHQDVFYTVPRAGHLIGGPDHRIQRNHFPGHELILCLKGRGYVRVAGNTHSVKPSQFVWINCHHPHEHGAMKEDPWEVYWVRIEGPRLARMCDILSVTEAPVFSGFDLRAAQPLYEEIFQLMPDNAPEAPALVHAAIGQLIALAFCARLRDPEPQTPSIPPTLRAPVERMKLFYFERHRVEELAKLAGMSASHFSRVFKAAFGTSPIDWLRRERINQAKRRLAETTDAIKEIAEQVGYADRFFFSKDFKQLTGVTPREFRHRESTGSHEG, encoded by the coding sequence ATGCGCTCCACACGGCGAAAAAGCAGCTTTCCCATATCTCTCTTCGCGACACCGAATCCGGTGCATCAGGATGTGTTTTATACCGTCCCTCGCGCCGGCCATCTCATCGGCGGACCAGACCACCGGATTCAGCGCAATCACTTCCCCGGTCATGAGCTTATCCTTTGTTTAAAGGGTCGAGGTTATGTTCGTGTGGCTGGCAATACGCACAGCGTAAAACCCAGCCAGTTCGTCTGGATCAACTGTCATCACCCTCATGAACATGGAGCCATGAAAGAAGACCCCTGGGAAGTTTACTGGGTGCGCATCGAAGGTCCCCGCCTCGCCCGGATGTGTGACATTCTCTCAGTGACGGAAGCTCCCGTTTTTTCCGGCTTTGACCTCAGAGCTGCTCAACCGCTCTATGAAGAAATCTTTCAGTTGATGCCCGACAATGCCCCAGAAGCTCCGGCTCTGGTCCACGCTGCTATCGGCCAGTTGATCGCCCTCGCCTTCTGTGCTCGCTTACGCGATCCCGAGCCTCAAACACCCAGTATCCCCCCGACACTGCGTGCTCCGGTGGAGCGCATGAAACTCTTCTACTTCGAGCGTCATCGGGTAGAAGAACTTGCGAAGCTCGCGGGCATGAGCGCTTCTCATTTCAGTCGCGTGTTTAAAGCCGCTTTCGGCACCAGCCCCATCGACTGGCTTCGCCGCGAACGCATCAACCAGGCGAAACGCCGTCTCGCAGAAACCACGGATGCGATAAAAGAGATCGCCGAGCAGGTCGGCTACGCCGACCGCTTCTTCTTCAGCAAAGATTTCAAGCAGCTCACCGGCGTGACTCCGCGGGAATTTCGCCACCGCGAATCCACCGGCTCGCACGAAGGGTGA